The Phragmitibacter flavus genome includes a window with the following:
- a CDS encoding flavodoxin domain-containing protein has translation MSQSLLILFGSVTGNAEYCADKAGKLARARGFTPSLVSMAETDASVLAEHDIALIITSTYGDGEPPDGAEALYEEVVVEGGKDFSHLKFSVLALGDTSYEQFCKCGHDYDAALEKAGAKRFYPLVECDTDYDTPCDEWIAGVFAALAEDQAVPA, from the coding sequence ATGAGCCAATCTTTACTCATCCTTTTCGGAAGCGTCACCGGCAATGCAGAATACTGTGCAGACAAAGCTGGCAAACTGGCGCGTGCACGTGGTTTCACCCCTTCCCTGGTCAGCATGGCGGAGACGGATGCGAGCGTTCTTGCAGAACATGACATCGCCTTGATCATCACCAGCACCTACGGCGACGGCGAACCACCCGACGGCGCGGAAGCGCTCTATGAAGAAGTGGTCGTTGAAGGTGGCAAAGATTTTTCCCATTTGAAGTTCTCGGTGCTGGCACTGGGCGACACTTCCTATGAGCAGTTTTGCAAGTGCGGTCACGATTACGATGCCGCCTTGGAAAAAGCCGGGGCCAAGCGTTTCTACCCCTTGGTGGAATGCGACACCGACTACGACACCCCATGTGATGAGTGGATCGCCGGTGTTTTCGCCGCCCTCGCGGAAGATCAGGCCGTTCCTGCCTGA